The Crassostrea angulata isolate pt1a10 chromosome 1, ASM2561291v2, whole genome shotgun sequence nucleotide sequence gattcatctaaaaaaaaaaataataataaaattctgCTCCAAATGAAGTTGGTAAATCATAAGATCAATTCCTGTTTAACTTGAAATGATTTATCAAAAGATTTGATCATGTAGCAACCAAACTCATATCAAAGTGTGAACTTTATACACAAATAATTGTTCTTTTATGTACGTTTGAGAAATTAAACTACTAGCCTATGAAGTATTTCCTATATTAAATCAAGAATTAAGCAAACCATGAGCTAACATGAAGATCATGGCGACGTCATAGATGTGGACTCGTGATAATGGTCAATGAACacaaaacattaacatttagaaatatatttccttatatGAAAACTTTATAACAGGTCATATGGTCACAATTTAGACGCATTGATAAATATGAATCGAAAAGCAATTTCTAATCCTCGCATGACTTTATATGTTATTGTCGCAATAGATACACGGTAAGGTTCATAATTCTGATCAGTTGTACTTCCTCAaacgtacatgtaagtataaatgataaacaaaatgtttaaaaagtttatcGCATTATGAACTTCGTTGTTTTGTAACCAAATCCTGTGAAAACTCCTTTGGGCTTCAcgtgatttgatttgatttgatcacgtgaccaatattcataaaaagaaagctatttgcaaatgtaaacatGTTTAGATGAGTACATAATATTCAAATCGTTTAAATCCTCCAAAGCACGATCGTCCCGTCAACTCCGTGGTAACATTCAAATACAGAAAGTTCCTTTGAACTGGTGTGctggttttgtttttaaatttggtcCTTTGTTAGAACTAGCATCGTAAAATATTCTAGAGGGTTTACGTGTGTGCGTGTagctctttttttaaaaattaaaaatgttctatCTTTGGTTTAAGTACAACATATGTGGGTAGAATGAAGCTCTATCTAGATCTTAAAGTGTCAATGTTGATTTTATCCGATAAAATAAAACTCCGGAAAATGGTTATCACTTTAAGTATTCAAGGCAAAGGCAAAACACATTCCCAGAAATAGCATGACCTCTGCTTGTGTAATCCTTACAAAGGgcgtttttattttcatatttcaaaatacttttcatttcagtaaatattaatttagactgtagtattttttaattttattaatttttcctTAACGTTTTTATCTTGCTCACATAAAATCAGCAAGCAATCAGAACTGATTATCTTATTATTTCTGTAAATGAGTGACCCTTACGCTATGTCATTTTTGGATTAGTTATTAAAATTTTCCTTGTAAAGACtataaaatagaaaatagaaATTTGTTGCAAAGTATCCAGTCTAAAAAAGGAATGTACAGACAAGGTCAATGAAGTTCGATTAATAGCTTGCTGTATTACCTCAGTGACCGAGGACAAGACTTCATGTACCTTAAACAGAACTTTTGAAgcaagaagaatattttttttaaaaatcaaatgttccTTATAACGCATTATTTAAATTGTCTGGATTAAGATTTGAGTTTGGTCTATACTAATTGAAACAAATACTcgatttttatcaatattaaaagTAATAACTCTTCAAATAATAAAACTACATAGTTTTTCTTGTCCATGGGACTTTACTACATAAAgcataatataaaattatatataaatatgtatgtatacacaaATCCATAAATTTGATCTAAATAGCAAATCATTAAGTTCCTCCAAACACATAATATGCATCAATAGAAGGCACTTAAgtataaaattgaaatgaagggtgAAGTCCTTCACGAGCACTTGTCAGTTTATATTTGATACAGGGCACTCGGGAAACGTATTCACAGCCTCACAGCTGGTATGGCACTTGATATGGCAAAATAAAGCACACAATTTTCAAACTCGTAATACTCAGAAAAGTCACGAACATGAAataagttatatacatgtaatattgcaTCTCTCCCAGCCTTGTAGGTTGGATTGTCAGTTTAGTTACAATATTGCATCCTCCCCAGCCTTCATTGTTGTCAGTTTAGTTACAATATTGCATCTTCCCCAGCCTTCAGTGTTGTCTGTTTAGTTACAATATTGCATCCCCCCAGCCTTCAGTGTTGTCTGATTAGTTACAATGTTTTGGTATTAGTATTGTTTCCTACACCGTCTGTCAAACTCGTACTGGACCTCCCTGGGTCGCCACGCCCTGGGAACTTTGGACCAGTGGAATCTGTACACTAATCTGGTACCGTCCTCTCTGCTCATGAACCCAGACTTGTAGTAGTGTCTAAATACCGTAAAGCAGACAAAAACCTTATTATACATCAAGTGAGATGAAACAACAATATATATAGTGCAGTGAACAGAAAAGTCCAAATTTAGTTGTTTAAGGATGACGTCAACCAATATATGACGTACCGACTTATCTTATTTTTATTCACCAAAAATCAGCACATGATTAATGTAGTCAACAACATGATTAGATATGTCCgggatgggtttttttaaaattcaatgcgTTTTCTAAAACTTTATTCATTAAAGATCTGATATTGTTTCAAGACTATGGGACCAAACATTCATAGCCAAGTTACGTTACCTTATTCCACGACTTAATTTTTCGAAATTCATGTCCGTCTTCCTTTTTTTCTGACCCCACTTCCGGCTGATATCCGTTGTATCCACAAACCGGAAGGTCCCTGTTAAAAGGTTCACCCAGCGGATCGATTCCGTCCCATTCCGCAACTCCTCCAAAATAAACTTCCACAACAAAACATTTTTGGCTCctaaaagcaaaataaatatgGAAGATTTGGATATTTGTAAAACAGTGATTAGTCTTTGAAGAGAACCCTACATGTTAAACATAGATCTTCGAGTATTCACATTATTTCGATAACGTACTATAGAATATTGCATACTATTTTCAACTTCAAGTATAAGATTGGTTTCTGAAACCTAGTTAGACGTATTCACACAAGACAAAAATAGTTGACCTGACCTCGTTTGCCCTTTCGGCACATGAACGAACTCTGGTCAACAAATTCGGAGTCATCCTCTGACTTGATCTCAGTATGTTCATAGTAAGGCTGGAATGAGGTCTGGAAAGTGGGCAGGGCTGGTGTACAAGGCGGGTGGTAGCCGCTGGTATAGTACTGGGAACAGGGGCTATTGATGTCAGTGGCGGCCAGACAGTGGTCCTCTGTGACGTAACAGGGCTGTGACTCATATGGCGAGTAATGGTTCTGATAGTGGATGCTTTCTGTGTTGTGTTCGTATGACGCGTCATCGTGTAGAGCTAGAGGTAGTTGGGGGTTAGTTTCGAATGTACCTGTAAATTTAGATGGTAGATAAGGTGAATACGAGAAGTTCTTGTTCTTTtaagaaaacatgtacatgtacaacttttATTTGGCATGATATTGACATAAAGAGCACATATactttacaaaaagaaaacccccagatttttatataattatacaatcaaGACTTGGTTATTTGTACACTTAAATCACTTCTACTGGCTAAcgcaactacatgtacaaaaaccaacaaaaatacttcaaacaacaacaaaaggcgCCCAATTACAACAGCTTGATTAAAGCATACACCAGGAACCTAACTCTTGCCATGTTAGGAGACCTATGTTAATGAAGAGCCATTGAATGTTTTAGTCAGGTTGATTAACGGCTTGTGTAATTCATTACGCAATGCAGTTTACAACGTATATGTATGGATTAGATTTCCACGTTATGTATTGCTCAACAGGAAGACCGAATAAAAAATATCCCATTTCAGTTTTGATATATTGCACATGATATCATATACTACATatcatttgatttgttttaaaaccttTGCTTACATTTTCAAACGTTTTTACTTACCCTCTCATGTTATCCAGTTTATCATAAAAACAGAAGTAGAACTGTTGCTGATAAAAAGACCTCCCTATATCAACATTGTAACATTTCCTTTGTGTTTTGTGATAATAAAGGTTATATTGTTGTTACATCTATAAAATTACATCCCATTTAAGGAAATAATTAGATTTTCGAGACCGTTTTATAGCAAGTACAAGGAAATTCAAAGAATACAAttgcttcatttttttaaagttgtaaaCCCCCTCGTCACTTTTACTTTTCTCCATTTCCTTTTTCACATTAATCATAAACGATCAATGTTAGTATTTGTTGATAGTAGTTTTCTCATACTCTATAGTTAGATACAAAACGTGCTCTTACTTCGATTTCAaaagttaatgaaataaatgaaatgtgaAGCTTACCGATCTGCCCCTCGTTGGGAGGAATGTGTTCGAAACCTGGCTCACTGGCCTCCGATATTAATGCGTCTAAAACCAGAAAAACCAAATTATTACACTGATAGCAATAAAAAACAGATCTCTTTTATGTCACCTTATTCAACTTTTAGATATTTGACAAGACGGTGGTTTTTAAACCCGATCTCGggtttttttgaaaacttaaaTTCATTTGTGATAATTTCATTTTGGTCTTGATTAtcataaattaaatcaaatcgGTAGTtagcaaaataataaaaagaatcaCAGGAAGGTTTTCTTTACTCGAACTTCTTATAAATATATCCGTGAGGAAGTCACTGGTAATTTGTGGATATAAAGGAAAGAAGTTTATCTTCGATGTCAGATGGCATTAATCGGGATGTAAATTCTTGATATTGCATCTTTAATGGTTGCAAATAAAGATGACATCGGTAagggtttttttattatgatacaatttcTTAATACTACGTTGGTTTAGGCAGAATTACTTTTTCGTTTAATGTGTACCTACTTTCCggaataatttcataaaatctGAGTTTCCGTAAACACTTCTCGAATGTGTGtacgttaaaaaaaatatatatatatatatcaaagtaTGACAATAATATTGAATTACATAGAAAGattataaacaagaaaaacaaaaagaaacaacGCACCTGTCTGGGGCTCGattattcggaaaatttcgttCATCATCTCACTAGAAAACTCAATGCTCTGAAATATCACAAGTTACAGTTTTAGAATTGCGACAGATGCCGGTGTACGTTAATTTCCTGAAAAGAGCGAATGTACCAATATCTACGGTTCTAGTTGATCATACTACTCATCATATAAAATGTACTCACAGGCGGCTCTTGATACCCATCATCACAGGCCATTATTTCGTTAAATAACTGCAATCACAAAGTACAGGGCATTCAGgatcagtttttctttttataaaaatgcacAGTTATATGCATATTTATACAGTAAGAATTGGTAAGAAATTCTCAAAGTACTTTCTATGATGCTCATGTGAGTGTTACTAAAGCAATCTTGAGCTATTATGTCCTTAACAGAAGCTAGTTTCTTAAGGAAACTAATACTAGGTACCTTAAAATTCCGTGTTTTCCCGAATTTCCGGTTGTGTCTGCATATGTTCAGTAGTAGGAGCATTATAAATACACCCTGTGATGTCACAGCACTGGACTCAACGGAGTTCAAAGGTCAACCCACGCAAGGAAGCCACCCAAATCTATTGCTGCCTCCATGTTTTACCCGTAATTACGTCTCTCGCGCACCCTTATAGTACTTTAGATTTCAGCAGACCGTGGCCACCATTGTAATTTTAggctttttaaacatttattcctACGATATTGGAATTTTGTTCGAAGATCGTGAGTTTTTATCCGGAGAACAAATACTAATTTAAGTAACTTGATgtatttttatgcataaatgtCTGGGTAGCACAGTCTTTAGCTGACCTTTGATGGTTAGTGCCTAATGGACTGGAAAGATTTAAGTTTCTGAAGAGAGTCATGAACGATATTGTTGTGACTGATAGGGACGAGGGTTAATACAATTTACTAACTTTTGGACAAATCACCATGTTGAACCCATACATGTAACCCGGTAACAAAGAACTGCAGATTGGACAAGAGGGTCTTTTCGTAGTCTTTTTGATCGTGTAAGCAACAATgttattttccatttttagatttttttgtttgcaatATTTATGTCCAAACAAATAAGCTCATAATAAGTTCCTTTTTTTCATGAACCTCTTCTGGCCAAATTTCTGAGATATTACTGAATTtgagtgtttttatatatatatgaatctGAAAGATACTAAAGCCTTTTCTGTCTGTTTGCcaaaatgtcaaaatacaaatacaaaaacatGTTCATTACAATACACGAGTTTCTATTAATATAaggttttaaattaaaatttaatttataaggTTATGCAACAAATTTAtgtattgaaatttattttgattctcAAGTTTTTATGGCATTCGACAAAAACCAATTCTGATCCAGGAACAtcgtattttgttaattaaaaaaacagttTTCGAAGTAAAATGATTTACAAGCGAAGAAAGAACGTTGTATTATTTATGTCACACTTAAAACTTGAACTACACATTTTGTTATATTGCAAAATTAACTACACCCATGTATAGATAATGGTATAAATGTCAAGtatttatgtacattttaaatatattatttaagttGTCACTCGTATCTTACAAGAAGATTCTTGACTGGCAAACCTGGGAATTAAATCTGtcaaaatattatcataaatattCTGTATAATCATTTAATCTGTTAAAAGATTATAAGTAAAGCAGATCATTTCTATTCAATTGTGAGTAACAAATCAAATACTTTTCAAGGTCTGCAGGAGG carries:
- the LOC128158288 gene encoding ETS translocation variant 1-like, whose translation is MLLLLNICRHNRKFGKTRNFKLFNEIMACDDGYQEPPSIEFSSEMMNEIFRIIEPQTDALISEASEPGFEHIPPNEGQIGTFETNPQLPLALHDDASYEHNTESIHYQNHYSPYESQPCYVTEDHCLAATDINSPCSQYYTSGYHPPCTPALPTFQTSFQPYYEHTEIKSEDDSEFVDQSSFMCRKGKRGAKNVLLWKFILEELRNGTESIRWVNLLTGTFRFVDTTDISRKWGQKKRKTDMNFEKLSRGIRHYYKSGFMSREDGTRLVYRFHWSKVPRAWRPREVQYEFDRRCRKQY